A DNA window from Bos indicus isolate NIAB-ARS_2022 breed Sahiwal x Tharparkar chromosome 9, NIAB-ARS_B.indTharparkar_mat_pri_1.0, whole genome shotgun sequence contains the following coding sequences:
- the FOXO3 gene encoding forkhead box protein O3 isoform X2, translated as MRVQNEGTGKSSWWIINPDGGKSGKAPRRRAVSMDNSNKYTKSRGRAAKKKAALQTAPESADDSPSQLSKWPGSPTSRSSDELDAWTDFRSRTNSNASTVSGRLSPILASTELDDVQDDDAPLSPMLYSSSASLSPSVSKPCTVELPRLTDMAGTMNLNDGLADNLMDDLLDNIALPASQPSPPGGLMQRSSSFPYTTKGSGLGSPTSSFSSAVFGPSSLNSLRQSPMQTIQENKPATFSSMSHYGNQTLQDLLTSDSLSHSDVMMTQSDPLMSQASTAVSAQNSRRNVMLRSDPMMSFAAQPNQGSLVNQNLLHHQHQTQGALGGSRALSNSVSNMGLSDSSSLGSAKHQQQSPVSQSMQTLSDSLSGSSLYSTSANLPVMGHEKFPSDLDLDMFNGSLECDMESIIRSELMDADGLDFNFDSLISTQNVVGLNVGSFTGAKQASSQSWVPG; from the coding sequence ATGCGGGTCCAGAATGAGGGAACCGGCAAGAGCTCGTGGTGGATCATCAACCCTGACGGCGGGAAGAGTGGCAAGGCGCCCCGGCGGCGGGCCGTCTCCATGGACAACAGCAACAAGTACACCAAGAGCCGCGGCCGTGCAGCCAAGAAGAAGGCAGCCCTGCAGACCGCCCCCGAGTCAGCAGATGACAGTCCCTCCCAGCTCTCCAAGTGGCCCGGCAGCCCCACATCCCGCAGCAGCGATGAGCTGGACGCGTGGACCGACTTCCGCTCGCGCACCAATTCCAACGCCAGCACAGTCAGCGGCCGCCTGTCCCCCATCCTGGCGAGCACGGAGCTGGACGACGTCCAGGACGATGATGCACCACTGTCCCCCATGCTCTATAGCAGCTCGGCCAGCCTGTCGCCCTCTGTCAGCAAGCCGTGCACTGTGGAGCTGCCCCGGCTGACCGACATGGCGGGCACCATGAATCTGAACGACGGACTGGCCGACAACCTCATGGACGACCTGCTGGACAATATCGCGCTCCCTGCATCCCAGCCATCGCCCCCGGGGGGGCTCATGCAGCGCAGCTCCAGCTTCCCGTACACAACCAAGGGCTCCGGCCTGGGCTCCCCCACCAGCTCCTTCAGCAGCGCGGTATTTGGTCCCTCGTCTCTGAACTCCCTGCGCCAGTCTCCCATGCAGACCATCCAAGAGAACAAGCCAGCCACCTTCTCTTCCATGTCCCACTACGGCAACCAGACACTCCAGGACCTGCTCACGTCGGACTCACTCAGCCACAGCGATGTCATGATGACCCAGTCGGACCCCTTGATGTCTCAGGCCAGCACCGCTGTGTCCGCCCAGAACTCCCGCCGGAACGTGATGCTTCGCAGTGACCCAATGATGTCCTTTGCCGCCCAGCCTAACCAGGGGAGTTTGGTCAATCAGAACTTGCTCCACCACCAGCACCAAACCCAGGGCGCTCTCGGTGGCAGCCGTGCCTTGTCGAATTCCGTCAGCAACATGGGCTTGAGCGACTCCAGCAGCCTCGGGTCAGCCAAACACCAGCAACAGTCTCCCGTCAGCCAGTCTATGCAAACCCTCTCGGACTCTCTCTCAGGCTCCTCCTTGTACTCAACCAGTGCGAACCTTCCAGTCATGGGTCACGAGAAGTTCCCCAGCGACTTGGACCTGGACATGTTCAATGGGAGCTTGGAATGTGACATGGAGTCCATTATCCGTAGCGAACTCATGGATGCTGATGGGTTGGATTTTAACTTTGATTCCCTCATCTCCACACAGAACGTTGTTGGTTTGAACGTGGGGAGCTTCACTGGTGCTAAGCAGGCCTCATCTCAGAGCTGGGTGCCAGGCTGA